The following are from one region of the Pseudomonas putida genome:
- a CDS encoding IS3 family transposase, giving the protein MQERKTYTREFKQRAASMVLDDNCSIPDVCASMDVGPTALRRWVDQVRKERQKGQPVAGTKAISDEQRELQQLRAKIKRLEAEAEILKKATALLMSDPDRFSLIEELRESGAYPTSLLCRVLNVSRSAFYDWLHRRSAPNTKRDALREKVVQLHAESRGSAGARMLSEHLKAQQLKVGRYLAGRLMQEANLASRQRRRHQYRSRGVEAFVAKNLLERNFEPTAINQVWCGDVTSLMVGKRWYHLAVVIDLFARRIVGWAFSLINDANLVSKALRMAVGVRGKQPGLMFHSDQGCQYTSQLFQSELLEHGITQSMSRRGQCWDNAPTERFFGTLKSEWVPPKGYQEIEEARQDMTSFFMRYNRIRLHSYNNYLSPIAMEQQAA; this is encoded by the coding sequence ATGCAAGAACGAAAGACCTACACCCGCGAGTTCAAGCAACGTGCTGCAAGCATGGTTCTTGATGACAACTGCTCAATTCCCGACGTCTGCGCCTCAATGGACGTCGGCCCTACGGCTCTGCGCCGGTGGGTTGATCAGGTGCGCAAAGAGCGTCAAAAAGGCCAGCCAGTAGCCGGTACCAAGGCGATCAGCGACGAACAGCGAGAACTCCAACAACTGCGGGCCAAGATCAAGCGCCTGGAGGCCGAGGCTGAAATCTTAAAAAAGGCTACAGCTCTCTTGATGTCGGATCCCGATCGTTTTTCCCTGATCGAGGAGCTGAGAGAGTCTGGTGCGTATCCGACCAGCCTGCTTTGCCGTGTGCTGAATGTATCCCGTAGCGCATTTTATGACTGGCTTCACCGCCGTTCAGCGCCTAATACCAAGCGTGACGCGCTCAGGGAAAAGGTCGTGCAATTGCACGCTGAAAGCCGTGGAAGCGCAGGCGCAAGGATGCTCTCTGAGCACTTGAAAGCCCAGCAACTGAAGGTAGGTCGGTATCTGGCCGGAAGACTCATGCAGGAAGCAAATCTGGCCAGCAGACAGCGCCGTCGGCATCAGTATCGCTCCAGAGGAGTCGAGGCATTCGTGGCTAAGAACCTGCTCGAACGTAACTTCGAGCCTACTGCGATCAACCAAGTCTGGTGCGGTGATGTGACCAGTTTGATGGTCGGGAAACGTTGGTATCACTTGGCAGTAGTCATTGATTTGTTCGCCCGTCGGATCGTTGGTTGGGCGTTTTCCCTGATCAACGATGCCAACCTGGTTAGTAAGGCATTGAGGATGGCGGTAGGGGTTCGGGGCAAGCAGCCAGGCTTGATGTTTCATTCGGATCAAGGCTGCCAATACACCAGCCAGCTTTTCCAATCCGAGCTGCTTGAGCATGGGATAACGCAGAGCATGAGCCGCAGGGGGCAATGCTGGGACAACGCGCCAACAGAGCGTTTCTTTGGGACGCTTAAATCAGAGTGGGTTCCGCCCAAGGGCTACCAGGAAATTGAAGAAGCCAGGCAGGATATGACCAGCTTCTTCATGCGATACAACCGAATCCGGCTCCACAGCTACAACAACTATCTGTCGCCAATAGCCATGGAGCAGCAGGCGGCTTGA
- a CDS encoding FecR family protein, with protein sequence MSSAPVSSQVLEAAIAWKLSLDNGSGTPDERSEFMRWHAASEEHARAWHQLGAMDQRVNTAAGPARQALLQSRAGLRRRIGKGSAGLAGMFLLGSLLAWVGAPSLAPSYWLADQRTATGELRTLRLEDGTLLSLNSHTAVDIDYAGEQRVIVLHQGEISVETGHQDPRPLLVRTDDGRLRPLGTRFLVRREGDGTRLEVLQASVAAMPLNSGDEQVLREGQQVLMNANGLGRVGTVPAGADAWTRGMLVVDNVRLADLLAALGKYRSGYLGVDDKVADLRVTGSFPLTDTDLALSSLVPALPVKIERHTQWWVTVGPK encoded by the coding sequence GTGAGCAGTGCACCGGTATCGTCCCAGGTGCTGGAAGCCGCCATTGCCTGGAAACTCAGCCTCGACAACGGCAGCGGCACACCGGACGAGCGCAGCGAATTCATGCGCTGGCATGCCGCCAGCGAGGAGCACGCCCGCGCCTGGCACCAACTTGGCGCCATGGACCAGCGGGTGAACACCGCTGCTGGCCCGGCACGCCAGGCCCTGCTGCAATCGCGCGCCGGCCTGCGCCGACGTATCGGCAAGGGCAGCGCCGGGCTGGCCGGCATGTTCCTGCTGGGCTCACTGCTGGCCTGGGTCGGCGCGCCGTCGCTGGCACCGAGCTACTGGCTGGCCGACCAGCGCACCGCCACCGGCGAACTGCGTACCCTGCGCCTGGAAGACGGCACCTTGCTGAGCCTGAACAGCCACACTGCCGTGGACATCGACTACGCCGGCGAGCAACGGGTGATCGTGCTGCACCAGGGCGAGATCTCGGTCGAAACCGGTCACCAGGACCCGCGCCCGCTGCTGGTACGCACCGACGATGGCCGCCTGCGCCCGTTGGGCACGCGCTTCCTGGTGCGCCGCGAGGGCGACGGCACACGCCTGGAAGTGCTGCAAGCCTCGGTCGCCGCCATGCCGCTGAACAGCGGCGACGAACAGGTGCTGCGCGAAGGCCAGCAGGTGCTGATGAATGCCAACGGCCTTGGCCGGGTCGGCACGGTGCCCGCCGGTGCCGACGCCTGGACCCGCGGCATGCTGGTGGTGGACAACGTACGCCTGGCTGACCTGCTGGCCGCGCTTGGCAAGTACCGCAGCGGTTACCTGGGGGTAGACGACAAGGTCGCCGACCTGCGTGTGACCGGCAGCTTCCCGCTGACCGACACCGACCTGGCGCTGTCGTCGCTGGTGCCGGCACTGCCGGTGAAGATCGAGCGGCATACCCAGTGGTGGGTGACCGTCGGTCCCAAATAA
- a CDS encoding 3'-5' exonuclease — translation MSLFAWLRPSAPELDHATRQRLARLPKAMPLGVCTLREQRWVVLDLETSGLNPSRDQVLSIGAVAIEDGAIDFAQQFERTLHRPTQKTNASVLIHGLGPSALAAGCDPAEALLDLLDFIGNSPVLAFHAPFDQRMLARALKESLGYRLQSHFLDVAELAPMLNPDTVLREAGLDDWVARFGLQVEERHHASADALVTAELALILLSQARRQQLDSPLQLEQRLRGWRRRKVQSHGL, via the coding sequence ATGAGCCTGTTCGCCTGGCTGCGCCCCAGCGCGCCCGAACTGGACCATGCCACGCGCCAGCGCCTGGCCCGCCTGCCCAAGGCCATGCCTCTCGGGGTGTGTACCCTGCGCGAGCAGCGCTGGGTGGTGCTGGACCTGGAGACCAGCGGCCTGAACCCCAGCCGTGACCAGGTGTTGTCGATCGGGGCAGTGGCCATCGAAGATGGCGCCATCGACTTTGCCCAGCAGTTCGAACGCACCCTGCACCGACCAACGCAGAAGACCAACGCCAGCGTGCTGATCCACGGCCTGGGGCCGAGTGCCCTGGCTGCCGGCTGCGACCCGGCCGAGGCCTTGCTCGATCTGCTCGACTTCATTGGCAATAGCCCGGTGCTGGCATTCCATGCGCCGTTCGACCAGCGCATGCTGGCCCGGGCGCTGAAGGAAAGCCTGGGCTATCGCTTGCAGTCGCACTTCCTGGATGTTGCCGAGCTGGCGCCGATGCTCAACCCCGACACCGTGCTGCGCGAGGCCGGGCTGGATGACTGGGTGGCACGGTTTGGCCTGCAGGTGGAGGAGCGCCATCATGCCAGCGCCGATGCGCTGGTCACCGCCGAACTGGCGCTGATCCTGCTCAGCCAGGCCCGGCGCCAGCAGCTGGACAGCCCGTTGCAGCTAGAGCAGCGGTTGCGCGGGTGGCGGCGACGCAAGGTGCAGAGCCACGGCCTGTAG
- a CDS encoding RNA polymerase sigma factor, whose product MSSAQSPHADLVGALYRDHRGWLLAWLQRSMACRQRAEDLSQDTFVRLLGRAHLDTPREPRAFLAAVAKGLMFDHFRRAALEQAYLAELALMPEAEQPSPEVQHLVLEDLKAIDRLLGKLSSKARAAFLHNRLDGMSHAEIAERLGVSVSRVRQYIAQGMRQCYVALYGEPT is encoded by the coding sequence TTGTCTTCTGCACAGAGCCCACACGCCGATCTGGTCGGTGCGCTGTACCGCGACCATCGCGGCTGGCTGCTTGCCTGGCTGCAGCGCAGCATGGCCTGCCGCCAGCGTGCCGAAGACCTGAGCCAGGACACCTTCGTGCGCCTGCTCGGCCGCGCGCATCTGGATACGCCCCGCGAACCCCGCGCATTCCTGGCCGCCGTGGCCAAGGGCCTGATGTTCGACCACTTCCGCCGCGCCGCGCTGGAACAGGCCTACCTGGCCGAACTGGCCCTGATGCCTGAGGCCGAGCAACCGTCCCCGGAAGTGCAGCACTTGGTCCTCGAGGACCTCAAGGCCATCGACCGCCTGCTCGGCAAGCTGTCGAGCAAGGCCCGCGCAGCTTTCCTGCACAATCGCCTGGACGGCATGAGCCATGCCGAAATTGCCGAACGCCTGGGGGTTTCGGTGTCGCGGGTGCGCCAGTACATCGCCCAGGGCATGCGCCAGTGTTACGTGGCCCTGTACGGGGAGCCGACGTGA
- a CDS encoding lipopolysaccharide kinase InaA family protein, whose translation MRLSELKEAGRNPSLPLSITLADAAGTADLQLLSLLRVLPGQRYVGAGVWRGTPVLAKLLVGGNAARHFQRELQGVKLLAEQGLTTPKLLADGLKDGEGGWLLFEFLDGAESLADAWAAVENQPVLADEQHMVLGEALTAVAHMHAQGIWQEDLHLDNLLRHGGKLYLIDGAGIKAETPGQQLSRPRVLENLGVFFAQLPKRLEPFIEELLVHYLLANAEHALPLEALQKQVDKVRSWRQRDYLEKAGRECSLFSVERSLSGLRAVRRNEVEAMLPVLEQADALIDQGHLYKTGGAASVARIEVGGRSLVLKRYNIKNTAHWFKRFWRPSRAWHSWIEGHRLEFLDIATPRPLAVLEQRVMGLRSRAYLVTEYVDGPDLAECFAPYVENGEAPEEQVDALVHLMQQLIRERISHGDFKGHNLFWHNGQWSLIDLDAMCQHATQLSFAPAYARDRARLLRNWPSGSALHQRLDRLLPRLAE comes from the coding sequence ATGCGTTTGTCTGAATTGAAAGAGGCCGGGCGCAACCCCTCGTTGCCCCTGAGCATCACCCTGGCCGATGCCGCCGGCACGGCCGACCTGCAATTGCTCAGCTTGCTGCGCGTGCTGCCGGGCCAGCGCTATGTGGGGGCCGGCGTGTGGCGCGGTACACCGGTGCTGGCCAAGCTGTTGGTCGGTGGTAACGCGGCCCGGCATTTTCAGCGCGAACTGCAAGGCGTGAAGCTGCTGGCCGAGCAAGGCCTGACCACGCCGAAGCTGCTGGCAGACGGCCTCAAGGACGGTGAGGGTGGCTGGCTGCTGTTCGAGTTCCTCGACGGAGCCGAAAGCCTGGCTGATGCCTGGGCGGCAGTGGAAAACCAGCCGGTGCTGGCCGACGAGCAGCACATGGTGCTGGGCGAGGCGCTCACTGCGGTGGCGCACATGCATGCCCAGGGCATCTGGCAGGAGGACCTGCACCTGGACAACCTGCTGCGCCACGGCGGCAAGCTGTACCTGATCGACGGCGCCGGCATCAAGGCCGAAACGCCCGGCCAGCAGCTGTCGCGCCCGCGTGTGCTGGAAAACCTCGGAGTGTTCTTCGCCCAGCTGCCCAAGCGCCTGGAACCGTTCATCGAAGAGCTGCTGGTGCATTACCTGCTGGCCAACGCCGAACATGCGCTGCCGCTGGAGGCCTTGCAGAAGCAAGTGGACAAGGTGCGCAGCTGGCGCCAGAGGGACTACCTGGAAAAGGCTGGCCGTGAATGCAGCCTGTTCAGTGTCGAGCGCAGCCTTTCCGGCTTGCGGGCGGTCCGCCGCAACGAGGTCGAAGCCATGCTGCCGGTGCTGGAGCAAGCCGACGCGTTGATCGACCAGGGCCACCTGTACAAGACCGGTGGCGCGGCCAGTGTGGCGCGTATTGAAGTGGGTGGCCGCTCGCTGGTGCTCAAACGCTACAACATCAAGAACACCGCGCACTGGTTCAAGCGCTTCTGGCGGCCGAGCCGGGCCTGGCATTCATGGATCGAGGGCCACCGCCTGGAATTCCTCGACATCGCCACGCCGCGCCCGTTGGCGGTGCTTGAGCAGCGGGTGATGGGCCTGCGCAGCCGTGCCTACCTGGTCACCGAGTATGTCGATGGCCCGGACCTGGCCGAGTGCTTCGCGCCCTATGTGGAAAATGGTGAAGCACCGGAAGAGCAGGTGGACGCGCTGGTCCATTTGATGCAGCAACTGATCCGCGAACGCATCAGCCACGGCGACTTCAAGGGCCACAACCTGTTCTGGCACAACGGCCAGTGGTCGCTGATCGACCTCGATGCCATGTGCCAGCACGCCACCCAGCTCAGCTTCGCCCCGGCCTACGCCCGTGACCGGGCGCGGTTGCTGCGCAACTGGCCAAGTGGCAGTGCTTTGCATCAGCGGCTGGACCGGCTGCTGCCCAGGCTGGCCGAATAA
- a CDS encoding TonB-dependent siderophore receptor, with the protein MSRAVDRILCPGLIALAITVAAPLASPALFAAEQSAQRAYDLPSAPLATTLNQIASQAGIALAIDPALVSGRTSAPVSGQYDGLGALQAALRGTGLQLQQSSVGSYSLVAVPDGTLALPETTVEAASISESAWGPVEGYVAQRTAAGTKTDTALVEVPRSISVATREQMKDRGVHSLDDAVRYMPGIVSASFGSDTRYDWMRVRGFEPTQFLDGLPLPRGVYANPKAETWNLDRLALLRGPASSIYGQTPPGGLLDMVSRRPQAESAHEIELQYGSDNHRQINFASTGKVDAEGRLLYGVSGVIRDSGTQIDHIDNKRYNIAPSLTWNIDEDTSLTFLSQFTRDDTGVTSQFRPIQGTKIDMPFGKISHHKNLGDPDYEFYDRTYYALGYAFEHRLNDVWQFRQNLRYTKSELSFQTVTVNSYNPGFADFGFVVDDEGNTGRSTTNVDEDISQFAVDNNFQADFSTGAISHTVLVGLDHQRTNNNFLTIYGTAPDINVNNPAHGLPITRPDRSNAYYDYDQKTSQTGLYVQDQMALGNWRLTLGGREDWVHTGTKFFNKGDATNTQRDSNFSGNAAISYVFDSGLVPYLSYAESFQPASKADADPTNSFKPTEGKQWELGIKYQPPGSSTLLSAAVYDLTQKNVLVTSNDGNTSVTSQTGEVKVRGLELEAVSDVTENLKVIAAYTLAKSEVQDGQFKGNRLQLMPNQQASVWGDYTWHSGVLDGFGIGLGARYTGNTYGDQANTYLGKANAYTVFDAAVHYDLGRLSSSLEGASVAVNATNLLNKDYLSTCDSYYCYYGDERSVVASATYKF; encoded by the coding sequence ATGTCCCGTGCTGTTGATCGTATCCTGTGCCCCGGCCTGATAGCCCTGGCCATCACCGTGGCCGCGCCATTGGCCAGCCCTGCCCTGTTCGCCGCCGAGCAATCCGCTCAGCGCGCCTACGACCTGCCCAGCGCCCCGCTGGCCACCACCCTCAACCAGATCGCCAGCCAGGCCGGCATCGCCCTGGCCATCGACCCGGCACTGGTCAGCGGTCGCACCTCGGCCCCGGTGAGCGGACAGTACGATGGCCTCGGTGCCCTGCAGGCAGCCCTGCGCGGCACCGGCCTGCAGCTGCAACAGAGCAGCGTGGGCAGCTACAGCCTGGTGGCGGTCCCGGACGGTACCCTGGCACTTCCGGAAACCACCGTCGAAGCTGCCAGCATCAGCGAAAGCGCCTGGGGCCCGGTCGAAGGGTACGTTGCCCAGCGCACTGCCGCTGGCACCAAGACCGATACCGCACTGGTCGAAGTGCCGCGCTCGATCTCCGTTGCCACCCGCGAACAGATGAAAGACCGTGGCGTGCACAGCCTCGACGATGCCGTGCGCTACATGCCCGGCATCGTGTCCGCCAGCTTTGGCAGCGACACGCGCTATGACTGGATGCGCGTGCGTGGCTTCGAGCCGACCCAGTTCCTCGATGGCTTGCCGCTGCCACGTGGCGTATATGCCAACCCGAAAGCCGAAACCTGGAATCTCGACCGCCTCGCCCTGTTGCGCGGCCCGGCTTCCTCGATCTATGGCCAGACCCCACCCGGCGGCCTGCTCGACATGGTGAGCCGCCGCCCGCAGGCCGAAAGTGCCCACGAAATCGAGCTTCAATATGGCAGCGACAACCATCGCCAGATCAACTTCGCCAGCACCGGCAAGGTCGACGCCGAAGGCCGCCTGCTGTATGGCGTCAGCGGTGTCATCCGCGACAGCGGCACACAGATCGACCATATCGACAACAAGCGCTACAACATCGCCCCGAGCCTGACCTGGAACATCGACGAAGACACCTCGCTGACCTTCCTCAGCCAGTTCACCCGTGACGATACCGGGGTCACCAGCCAGTTCCGGCCGATTCAGGGCACCAAGATCGACATGCCGTTCGGCAAGATTTCACACCACAAGAACCTCGGCGACCCGGACTACGAGTTCTATGACCGCACCTACTACGCGCTGGGCTACGCATTCGAGCACCGTCTCAATGATGTCTGGCAGTTCCGTCAGAATCTGCGCTATACCAAATCGGAGCTTTCGTTCCAGACGGTTACGGTGAACAGCTACAACCCGGGTTTCGCAGATTTTGGCTTTGTCGTGGACGACGAAGGCAATACCGGCCGCAGCACGACGAACGTGGATGAAGACATCAGCCAGTTCGCCGTCGACAACAACTTCCAGGCCGACTTCAGCACCGGTGCCATCAGCCACACCGTGCTGGTTGGCCTGGATCACCAGCGCACCAACAACAACTTCCTGACGATCTACGGCACTGCGCCAGACATCAACGTGAACAACCCGGCCCACGGTTTACCGATCACCCGCCCGGACCGCTCGAATGCTTATTACGACTATGACCAGAAAACCAGCCAGACCGGCCTGTACGTTCAGGACCAGATGGCACTCGGTAATTGGCGCCTGACTTTGGGCGGCCGGGAGGACTGGGTGCACACCGGCACCAAGTTCTTCAACAAGGGCGATGCCACCAATACCCAGCGTGACAGTAACTTCAGCGGCAACGCTGCAATCAGTTACGTCTTCGACTCCGGCCTTGTGCCTTACCTGTCCTATGCCGAGTCGTTCCAGCCCGCCAGCAAGGCCGACGCAGATCCGACGAACTCGTTCAAGCCAACCGAGGGCAAGCAGTGGGAACTGGGTATCAAGTACCAGCCACCAGGCTCCAGCACGCTGCTTTCGGCTGCGGTGTATGACCTGACACAGAAGAACGTACTGGTCACCAGCAACGATGGAAACACCAGCGTCACCAGCCAGACCGGCGAAGTGAAAGTCCGTGGTCTTGAGCTTGAAGCAGTTTCCGATGTAACCGAAAACCTGAAGGTAATCGCCGCCTACACCCTGGCCAAGTCAGAAGTGCAGGATGGCCAGTTCAAAGGCAACCGCCTGCAGCTGATGCCGAACCAGCAGGCATCGGTGTGGGGCGACTACACCTGGCACTCTGGCGTGCTCGACGGCTTCGGCATTGGCCTGGGTGCGCGATATACCGGCAATACCTATGGCGACCAGGCCAATACCTACCTGGGCAAGGCCAATGCCTATACGGTCTTCGATGCAGCAGTGCACTACGATCTGGGTCGCCTGAGTAGCAGCCTCGAGGGGGCGTCGGTCGCGGTCAACGCAACCAACTTGCTGAACAAGGATTACCTCTCAACCTGTGACTCGTACTACTGCTATTACGGCGACGAGCGCAGCGTTGTGGCCAGCGCCACCTACAAGTTCTGA
- a CDS encoding response regulator: MSAPVKDPTKGQPGYASSAVLMLKRNFFDEMSMPEQHDILSDAEREALAVVSAPVAAKPLVLVVDDNAVNRDALILYLKSRGIDCVGADGAEEARLYLHYQPRIGLMITDLRMQPEDGLDLIRQIRESERAALSIIVVSGDTDVEEAVDVMHLGVVDFLLKPVDLDRLLELVKRELKID; the protein is encoded by the coding sequence ATGAGCGCCCCTGTCAAAGACCCGACGAAAGGCCAGCCGGGTTATGCAAGTTCTGCGGTCCTAATGCTGAAGCGGAATTTTTTTGACGAGATGAGCATGCCTGAGCAACACGACATCCTGAGCGACGCCGAGCGCGAGGCATTGGCCGTGGTGAGTGCGCCTGTGGCAGCCAAGCCGTTGGTGCTGGTGGTGGACGACAATGCGGTGAACCGTGACGCATTGATCCTGTACCTGAAAAGCCGGGGGATCGACTGTGTCGGGGCGGATGGTGCTGAGGAAGCCAGGCTGTACCTGCACTACCAGCCACGAATCGGCTTGATGATCACCGATTTGCGCATGCAGCCCGAGGATGGCCTGGACCTGATCCGGCAGATTCGCGAGTCGGAGCGGGCGGCGTTATCGATCATCGTGGTGTCAGGCGACACCGACGTGGAGGAGGCGGTGGATGTGATGCACCTGGGGGTGGTGGATTTTCTGTTGAAGCCGGTGGACCTGGACAGGCTGCTGGAGCTGGTGAAGAGAGAATTGAAGATCGATTAA
- a CDS encoding PepSY-associated TM helix domain-containing protein, which produces MKSPTIRRWSTIHTWSSLVCTLFLLLLAVTGLPLIFHHELEHLLGDAPELREMPAGTPHLDLQQLVIKAEQHRPGEVLQYFGYDEDEPDGVVAITAATAGTDPNLSHTFMLDARTGEAVAMPAANGGFMMLMLRLHVDMFAGLPGKLLLAFMGVLFVVAIISGTVLYAPFMRRLDFATVRHGKSRRLRWLDLHNLIGVVTLAWALTVGITGVISALSDLVIAAWRNDSLAAMVAPYRDAPPLTQRATATRLLEIAEQAAPGMRPDFIAFPGTRFSSEHHYAVFMNGATHLSSHLFTPVLIDARTLQVTAVGERPWYMDAMGLSQPLHFGDYGGRPMQILWAILDVLTIIVLAIGLYLWWGKQRKAKEARA; this is translated from the coding sequence ATGAAAAGCCCAACCATTCGCCGCTGGTCCACAATCCACACCTGGAGCAGCCTGGTCTGCACCCTGTTCCTGCTGTTGCTGGCAGTCACCGGCCTGCCGCTGATCTTCCACCACGAACTCGAACACCTGCTCGGCGACGCGCCCGAACTGCGCGAAATGCCGGCAGGCACCCCACACCTCGACCTGCAGCAGCTGGTGATCAAGGCTGAACAGCACCGCCCCGGCGAAGTCCTGCAGTACTTCGGCTATGACGAAGACGAACCAGACGGCGTGGTCGCCATCACCGCCGCCACCGCCGGCACCGACCCCAACTTGTCGCACACCTTCATGCTCGACGCACGCACCGGCGAAGCCGTGGCCATGCCGGCCGCCAACGGCGGCTTCATGATGCTGATGCTGCGCCTGCACGTGGACATGTTCGCCGGCCTGCCAGGCAAGCTGCTGCTGGCCTTCATGGGCGTGCTGTTCGTCGTGGCGATCATCTCCGGCACCGTGCTCTATGCGCCGTTCATGCGTCGCCTGGACTTCGCCACGGTACGCCACGGCAAATCCCGCCGCCTGCGCTGGCTCGACCTGCACAATCTGATCGGCGTGGTCACCCTGGCCTGGGCCTTGACGGTGGGCATAACCGGTGTGATCAGCGCGCTGTCCGACCTGGTCATCGCCGCCTGGCGCAACGACAGCCTGGCCGCCATGGTCGCGCCTTACCGCGACGCGCCACCGCTCACCCAGCGTGCAACAGCCACTCGCCTGCTGGAGATTGCCGAACAGGCCGCCCCGGGCATGCGCCCGGACTTCATCGCTTTCCCAGGTACGCGCTTTTCCAGCGAACACCACTATGCAGTGTTCATGAACGGCGCCACGCACTTGAGTTCGCACCTGTTCACACCCGTGCTGATCGACGCCCGTACCCTGCAAGTGACTGCAGTCGGTGAACGCCCCTGGTACATGGACGCCATGGGCCTGTCGCAACCGCTGCACTTCGGCGATTACGGAGGCCGACCGATGCAGATCCTCTGGGCAATTCTCGACGTGCTGACCATCATCGTGCTCGCCATTGGCCTGTATCTGTGGTGGGGCAAACAGCGCAAAGCCAAGGAGGCGCGCGCATGA